In Gemmata obscuriglobus, a single genomic region encodes these proteins:
- the ftsH gene encoding ATP-dependent zinc metalloprotease FtsH, whose product MAEPNDPTPNSSGPGGSQPGTRRANPLLPGGWIALVVLGVIAFAFIAFKNNAREIDYSKFRDLMDSGQLKSVTLLGPDRAEGEVRDPDSAAAKKLELGKTGRFAVNLPHSNDQRPLTAEIEKADQKYREELKKAAPSQAEPERVVINRRDEPTPWLGPLLLQLLIVFGLVMVFVVFFLPRLRDPMGGGFINNYIRSPAKRYEKGKGRVTFEDVAGMESAKRELTEMVDYLKDPAKFTRVGATVPKGVLLVGPPGTGKTLLAKAVAGEANVPFFAISGSEFIQMFVGVGASRVRDMFRTAKEHSPCVIFIDEIDAVGRMRGAGYGGGSDEREQTLNQILSEMDGFQPSETVIVMAATNRPDVLDAALLRPGRFDRHITVDRQSWKGRLEILKVHTRNKPLSDKADLERIARSMVGMSGAELKNLCNEAALLAVRAGRNKIEQIDFDRAADRVRLGSQREEPYSDKEKRRTAYHEAGHALCAYLMPSGMQALDRVSIIPRGRAGGVTMFQQDEERVDYSQSELSAMLVMSMGGRAADKLVLGEPLSGAVGDLKQATRVARVMVTQFGMSDRVGPVYHQQGEEHVFLGKEITESRAYSEGTARLIDEEIQRILSDAENRATELVKTHRDKLDLLADALLLHEEIDRAEVEKLMNGVSVADLRPETPKPVAAAPVPQPEPTITPEVPPKPGLAFGGA is encoded by the coding sequence ATGGCCGAGCCGAACGACCCGACCCCGAACAGCAGCGGCCCCGGCGGGTCGCAGCCCGGCACGAGGCGTGCTAACCCGCTCTTGCCCGGCGGGTGGATCGCACTGGTCGTGCTCGGCGTGATCGCGTTCGCGTTCATCGCGTTCAAAAACAACGCGCGCGAGATCGACTACTCGAAGTTCCGCGACCTGATGGACTCCGGGCAACTGAAGTCGGTCACGCTGCTCGGGCCGGACCGGGCCGAGGGCGAGGTCCGGGACCCGGATTCCGCCGCCGCCAAGAAGCTCGAGCTGGGCAAGACCGGGCGGTTCGCGGTCAACCTGCCGCACTCGAACGACCAGCGCCCCCTCACCGCCGAGATCGAGAAGGCGGACCAGAAGTACCGCGAGGAACTGAAGAAGGCCGCCCCCAGCCAGGCCGAACCGGAGCGGGTGGTCATCAACCGCCGCGACGAGCCGACCCCGTGGCTCGGGCCGCTCCTGCTGCAGCTCCTCATCGTCTTCGGCCTGGTCATGGTGTTCGTGGTGTTCTTCCTGCCGCGGCTCCGCGACCCGATGGGCGGCGGGTTCATCAACAACTACATCCGCAGCCCCGCGAAGCGGTACGAAAAGGGCAAGGGCCGGGTCACGTTCGAGGACGTGGCCGGCATGGAGTCGGCCAAGCGCGAGCTGACCGAGATGGTCGACTACCTCAAGGACCCTGCGAAGTTCACCCGCGTCGGCGCCACCGTGCCGAAGGGGGTGCTGCTGGTCGGCCCCCCGGGCACCGGCAAGACGCTGCTCGCCAAGGCCGTCGCGGGCGAGGCCAACGTGCCGTTCTTCGCCATCAGCGGCAGCGAGTTCATCCAGATGTTCGTCGGGGTGGGCGCGTCGCGCGTGCGGGACATGTTCCGCACCGCGAAGGAGCACTCGCCGTGCGTCATCTTCATTGACGAGATCGACGCCGTGGGCCGGATGCGCGGCGCCGGGTACGGGGGCGGGTCCGACGAGCGGGAGCAGACGCTCAACCAGATCCTGAGCGAGATGGACGGGTTCCAGCCGTCGGAAACGGTCATCGTGATGGCCGCGACCAACCGCCCGGACGTGCTCGACGCCGCGCTCCTGCGCCCGGGCCGGTTCGACCGGCACATCACCGTGGACCGGCAGTCGTGGAAGGGCCGGCTCGAGATCCTGAAGGTCCACACCCGGAACAAGCCGCTGTCGGACAAGGCGGACCTGGAGCGGATCGCCCGCAGCATGGTGGGCATGAGCGGAGCCGAACTGAAGAACCTGTGCAACGAGGCGGCGCTGCTCGCTGTGCGGGCGGGCCGCAACAAGATCGAGCAGATCGACTTCGACCGCGCGGCGGACCGCGTCCGGCTCGGCAGCCAGCGCGAGGAGCCGTACTCGGATAAGGAGAAGCGGCGCACCGCGTACCACGAGGCCGGGCACGCCCTGTGCGCATACCTGATGCCGTCCGGGATGCAGGCGCTGGACCGGGTGTCCATCATCCCGCGCGGCCGCGCCGGCGGGGTGACGATGTTCCAGCAGGACGAGGAGCGGGTGGACTACTCGCAGAGCGAGCTGAGCGCGATGCTGGTGATGTCGATGGGCGGGCGGGCCGCGGATAAGCTGGTGCTCGGCGAGCCGCTCTCGGGGGCGGTGGGCGACCTCAAGCAGGCGACCCGCGTCGCCCGGGTGATGGTCACCCAGTTCGGCATGAGCGACCGGGTCGGCCCGGTGTACCACCAGCAGGGCGAGGAGCACGTCTTCCTGGGCAAGGAGATCACGGAGTCCCGGGCGTACAGCGAGGGCACCGCGCGGCTGATCGACGAGGAGATCCAGCGCATCCTCAGCGACGCCGAGAACCGGGCGACGGAACTGGTGAAGACGCACCGCGACAAGCTCGACCTGCTGGCCGACGCCCTGCTGCTGCACGAGGAGATCGACCGGGCGGAGGTGGAGAAGCTGATGAACGGCGTGTCCGTGGCGGACCTGCGTCCGGAAACGCCGAAACCGGTCGCCGCCGCGCCGGTGCCGCAGCCGGAACCGACCATCACGCCAGAGGTTCCGCCCAAACCGGGCCTCGCGTTCGGCGGAGCGTGA
- a CDS encoding helix-hairpin-helix domain-containing protein, translating into MTPSDPTSNASDSPTAPLPETPTATPGDAETAPVASAEPAPPAGEITAPEGAAPVVEGAADAAAADAVPEEVAPPPPSREPAQPVPEVPPSPQPHDLSRIAQDLQIRKAQVEAVVQLLDDDNTVPFITRYRKERTGGLNEDVIRRIQDRVAALRALTDRKRTILKSIAFQGKLNDDLVRAVLGAESPKRLEDLYLPFKPKKKSLATEAREKGLGPLAEAIFHRDPAVEKLDEVVQGLVDPDKWLLNTDDVMAGVRNILADMVADSADVRGPLRAFTWDTGVLVSVRNESVAEGKGKEYEPYFDFREPVKEIPPHRVLAINRGEKGNVLKVRVDTDPVRGLEITTYHLNLAEHPHRGLLLEVAKDALERLLRPSLEREVRRELTDRAQEHAVMVFAKNLRSLLLQPPLRGKKVLAIDPGIRTGCKLAALDETGKLLEDAVIYPHNQKQAGDAKRKLEQLIRKYQISVIAIGNGTGCRDSEQLVADLIAEFVHRRLNPVPEAPQSVTVSSDTPAPAPVAAEAVPVPAEAAPAPAAVTLDSDAPTLPSESLTLSVSLTPDGTAPLAPAATHVETPPAAGETLTTGAPVTASVPVAPPPPPAAPPISLDGLPEAPADLAYVIVIEAGASDYSASPVAREEFPDLDATTRGTISIGRRLQDPLAELVKIDPQHIGVGLYQHDVKPKFLKESLEGVIESSVNQVGVDLNTASVPLLRHVSGLNQLVAREIVNYREKNGPFANREQLLQVPGLGEKRFTQAAGFLKLPDGADPLDSTWIHPESYEVARKALADFGFTPDDLRSREKVQELRAKLNATDLPEMAAKLGAGEPTLDDIFASLARPGRDPREDLPPPIFKTGVLRLEDITQGMELKGTVLNVVPFGAFVDIGLKESGLVHISQMANRYIKSPYDVVSVGDVVTVWVMEVKAGEKKISLSMIQPGQERRQPDRGRGGRPDAPPREPRGERPPRPQPAPQPAQERPAPREDRGGYRPPQRQGGFQPRQGAGAGQGQQRYGNRTPAPNVTPPQPQEAAPPEPPKKPGKPKPLPNLTPEKKAGKAALNTFGELLAFFKPPEPEKKPEAPKEEPKAQETKPEEPKQEEGGQA; encoded by the coding sequence ATGACCCCGTCCGACCCGACCTCGAACGCGTCTGACTCGCCGACCGCACCGCTGCCCGAAACGCCAACCGCAACACCGGGTGACGCCGAAACGGCGCCGGTCGCGTCCGCCGAACCGGCGCCGCCGGCCGGCGAGATTACCGCGCCCGAAGGCGCGGCGCCGGTGGTCGAAGGGGCCGCGGACGCCGCGGCCGCCGACGCCGTGCCGGAAGAGGTCGCGCCGCCGCCGCCCTCGCGCGAACCCGCTCAGCCCGTTCCCGAGGTGCCGCCCTCGCCGCAGCCGCACGACCTCTCGCGGATCGCGCAGGATCTGCAGATCCGCAAGGCGCAGGTCGAGGCCGTGGTCCAGTTGCTCGACGACGACAACACGGTGCCGTTCATCACCCGGTACCGCAAGGAGCGGACCGGCGGGCTGAACGAGGACGTCATCCGCCGCATCCAGGACCGGGTCGCGGCGCTCCGCGCGCTGACCGACCGCAAGCGCACCATCCTCAAGAGCATCGCGTTCCAGGGCAAGCTGAACGACGACCTCGTGCGGGCGGTGCTGGGCGCCGAGTCGCCGAAGCGGCTCGAAGACCTGTACCTGCCGTTCAAGCCGAAAAAGAAGTCGCTCGCCACCGAGGCCCGCGAGAAAGGGCTCGGGCCGCTGGCCGAGGCCATCTTCCACCGCGACCCCGCCGTCGAGAAGCTCGACGAGGTGGTGCAGGGGCTCGTCGACCCCGACAAGTGGCTGCTAAACACCGACGACGTGATGGCCGGCGTCCGCAACATCCTCGCGGACATGGTCGCCGACAGCGCCGACGTGCGCGGGCCGCTCCGCGCCTTCACCTGGGACACCGGCGTGCTGGTGTCGGTCCGCAACGAGAGCGTCGCGGAGGGCAAAGGGAAGGAGTACGAGCCGTACTTCGACTTCCGCGAGCCGGTGAAGGAGATCCCGCCGCACCGCGTGCTGGCCATCAACCGCGGCGAGAAGGGGAACGTGCTCAAGGTGCGGGTCGACACCGACCCGGTGCGCGGGCTGGAGATCACCACCTACCACCTGAACCTCGCCGAGCACCCGCACCGCGGGCTCTTGCTCGAGGTCGCCAAGGACGCGCTCGAGCGGCTGCTGCGGCCGAGCCTCGAGCGCGAGGTGCGCCGGGAGCTGACGGACCGCGCGCAAGAGCACGCGGTGATGGTGTTCGCCAAGAACCTCCGCAGCCTGCTGCTCCAGCCGCCCCTCCGGGGCAAAAAGGTGCTCGCGATCGACCCGGGGATCCGGACCGGGTGCAAGCTCGCCGCCCTCGACGAGACCGGCAAGCTGCTCGAAGACGCGGTCATCTACCCGCACAACCAGAAGCAGGCCGGCGATGCCAAGCGGAAGCTCGAGCAGCTCATCCGCAAGTACCAGATCTCGGTCATCGCGATCGGCAACGGGACCGGGTGCCGCGACAGCGAACAACTGGTCGCCGACCTGATCGCCGAGTTCGTCCACCGGCGGCTGAACCCGGTTCCCGAGGCGCCGCAGTCGGTCACCGTGTCGAGCGACACGCCGGCGCCCGCGCCGGTGGCCGCCGAGGCCGTTCCGGTGCCCGCCGAAGCGGCGCCGGCGCCGGCCGCGGTCACCCTGGATTCGGACGCCCCGACGCTCCCGAGCGAGTCGCTGACGCTGTCGGTGTCGCTGACCCCGGACGGGACCGCGCCGCTGGCCCCGGCCGCGACGCACGTTGAGACGCCGCCGGCCGCCGGCGAGACGCTCACCACCGGGGCGCCGGTCACCGCGTCCGTGCCGGTGGCGCCCCCCCCGCCCCCCGCGGCCCCGCCGATCTCGCTCGACGGGCTGCCGGAGGCGCCCGCCGACCTCGCCTACGTCATCGTGATCGAGGCCGGCGCCAGCGACTACTCCGCCAGCCCCGTGGCCCGCGAGGAGTTCCCGGACCTCGACGCTACCACCCGCGGCACCATCAGCATCGGCCGCCGGCTACAGGACCCGCTCGCGGAACTGGTGAAGATCGACCCGCAGCACATCGGCGTCGGGCTGTACCAGCACGACGTGAAGCCGAAGTTCCTCAAGGAGTCGCTCGAAGGGGTCATCGAGTCGAGCGTGAACCAGGTCGGGGTGGACCTCAACACCGCCAGCGTGCCCCTGCTGCGGCACGTGTCGGGCCTGAACCAGCTCGTCGCCCGCGAGATCGTGAACTACCGCGAGAAGAACGGGCCGTTCGCGAACCGCGAGCAACTCCTTCAGGTGCCGGGTCTGGGCGAGAAGCGGTTCACCCAGGCGGCCGGGTTCCTCAAGCTGCCGGACGGCGCGGACCCGCTCGACAGCACCTGGATCCACCCGGAGAGCTACGAGGTCGCCCGCAAGGCGCTCGCGGACTTCGGGTTCACCCCGGACGACCTCCGCAGCCGGGAGAAGGTGCAGGAGCTGCGGGCGAAGCTGAACGCGACCGACCTGCCCGAGATGGCGGCCAAGCTGGGCGCCGGCGAGCCGACGCTGGACGACATCTTCGCGTCGCTGGCGCGCCCCGGCCGCGACCCGCGCGAGGACCTGCCGCCGCCGATCTTCAAGACCGGCGTACTCCGCCTGGAGGACATCACCCAGGGCATGGAGCTGAAGGGCACCGTGCTGAACGTGGTGCCGTTCGGGGCGTTCGTGGACATCGGCTTGAAGGAGAGCGGGTTGGTTCACATCAGCCAGATGGCCAACCGCTACATCAAGTCGCCGTACGACGTGGTGTCGGTGGGCGACGTGGTGACGGTGTGGGTGATGGAGGTGAAGGCGGGCGAGAAGAAGATCTCGCTCTCCATGATCCAGCCGGGGCAGGAGCGGCGCCAGCCCGACCGCGGCCGCGGGGGGCGCCCCGACGCCCCGCCGCGCGAGCCCCGGGGCGAACGGCCGCCGCGCCCGCAGCCGGCGCCGCAACCCGCGCAAGAGCGACCCGCACCGCGCGAGGACCGCGGCGGGTACCGGCCGCCCCAACGTCAGGGCGGGTTCCAGCCGCGGCAAGGGGCGGGCGCGGGCCAGGGGCAGCAGCGGTACGGCAACCGCACCCCGGCACCGAACGTGACGCCCCCCCAGCCCCAAGAGGCCGCACCGCCCGAGCCGCCGAAGAAGCCCGGCAAGCCGAAGCCGCTGCCGAACTTGACGCCCGAGAAGAAGGCCGGCAAGGCTGCGCTCAACACCTTCGGTGAGCTTCTGGCGTTTTTCAAGCCGCCGGAGCCCGAGAAGAAGCCGGAGGCCCCGAAGGAGGAGCCGAAGGCTCAGGAAACGAAGCCCGAAGAACCGAAGCAGGAAGAAGGCGGGCAAGCGTGA
- a CDS encoding PIG-L deacetylase family protein, with translation MNRTALAVLAHPDDAEFLCAGTLVRLHKEHGWTVHVATMTPGDCGSAEHTPEEIARIRRGEGRAAANAIGAAYHCLEERDLRVVYNEPALEKVVRLINAVAPAVVFTHSPDDYHLDHEQTSKLVRAATFAAPIPNFLHGRHLHPPVAHIPHLFYCDPLEGRDAFGQPIKPAFRIDISSVIADKGRMLECHESQRAWLRKHHGVDNLVDSMREWGAAQGAAAGVAFAEGFRQHLGHSYPANNILKELLGAV, from the coding sequence ATGAACCGCACCGCGCTCGCCGTTCTCGCGCACCCCGACGACGCCGAATTCCTCTGCGCCGGCACCCTCGTCCGGCTCCACAAGGAGCACGGCTGGACGGTCCACGTGGCCACCATGACCCCGGGCGACTGCGGCTCCGCAGAGCACACGCCCGAAGAGATCGCCCGCATCCGCCGGGGCGAGGGGCGGGCCGCGGCCAACGCAATTGGGGCAGCGTACCATTGCCTTGAGGAGCGTGACCTGAGGGTGGTGTACAACGAGCCGGCGCTGGAGAAGGTGGTGCGGCTCATCAACGCGGTGGCGCCGGCGGTGGTGTTCACGCACAGCCCGGACGACTACCACCTGGACCACGAGCAGACGAGCAAGTTGGTGCGGGCGGCCACGTTCGCAGCCCCGATCCCCAACTTCCTTCACGGGCGGCACCTGCACCCGCCCGTCGCGCACATCCCGCACCTGTTCTACTGCGACCCGCTCGAGGGCCGCGACGCGTTCGGGCAGCCGATCAAGCCGGCGTTCCGGATCGACATTTCGTCGGTGATCGCGGACAAGGGGCGGATGCTGGAGTGCCACGAGAGCCAGCGGGCGTGGCTGCGGAAGCACCACGGGGTCGACAACTTGGTGGACTCGATGCGCGAGTGGGGGGCGGCGCAGGGGGCCGCCGCCGGCGTGGCGTTCGCGGAAGGGTTCCGGCAGCACCTCGGGCACAGTTACCCGGCGAACAACATCCTTAAGGAACTGCTCGGCGCGGTGTGA